In Solanum pennellii chromosome 7, SPENNV200, the following are encoded in one genomic region:
- the LOC107025103 gene encoding protein FAR1-RELATED SEQUENCE 5-like, with protein MENVHVDKGSSLQEAKDFGVRKSVKTYSINKEVTRRLFLCSCEEKSDKLFLFQERKRERLKYRCGCMARIKFKISNGIWEVCEFNDVNSHPMIENNLKHFIQSGRKLTSATKSILGSMVDVGICTKKVVRYLHNEASGIEDAGFIEQDVQYFIQAHKRNMISSGDAQTIINHFMHLQSENSNFFCSFQVDEDGRLCNFFWRDSLFILHYEYFGDVMILDTTYRTNR; from the coding sequence GGCCAAAGATTTTGGTGTTCGAAAAAGTGTAAAAACTTATAGCATAAATAAAGAAGTAACAAGACGATTATTTCTTTGTTCTTGTGAAGAAAAATCTGATAAGCTTTTCCTTTTTCAAGAAAGGAAGCGAGAAAGATTAAAATATAGATGTGGTTGTATGGCTcgtataaaattcaaaatttcaaatggaATATGGGAAGTATGTGAATTTAATGATGTGAATAGTCATCCAATgatagaaaataatttgaaacatTTCATACAATCGGGCCGTAAGCTTACAAGTGCTACTAAAAGTATTCTTGGTTCTATGGTGGATGTCggtatttgtacaaaaaaagTGGTTCGATACCTTCATAATGAAGCAAGTGGAATTGAAGATGCCGGATTTATTGAACAAGATGTTCAATACTTTATTCAAGCACATAAGAGGAATATGATTAGTAGTGGAGATGCTCAAaccataataaatcattttatgcaTTTACAATCAGAGAATTCAAacttcttttgttcttttcaaGTCGATGAAGATGGCAGATTGTGTAATTTCTTTTGGAGAGATAGTTTATTTATATTGCACTACGAGTATTTTGGGGATGTAATGATTTTAGACACTACTTATCGTACAAATAGATAA